The genomic interval TTGAATTCCATTCCCAGTTCAGAGAGATGGCAACATAAAACTTCAATACACAAGTTGAATATCTGCAACATGGACAACAGTCCAGTCACTCCTCCCCCAGGGtgtgcttgtcaaacaggtacactcccatgccattctcaggggctcccagtctcttcaggttggtgatgtgatctccaagcttcttgatcatcttcacttgttcatccaagtagtgggtctccaggaagtcacacaactggaaagggaaaaataaaaatcaagctAGCTACTTGAATCATTAGGTTCCTTTAATCTCACTTCCCTACTGGGGAATACTCAAGGTCTCATTACAAAATATGGCCAAGAGACTACTAGATCTAACTCCTTGCCCTCCCAGCCACTGGTATTGAAAATAAATGCTGCCCTGCCCCAGTCCCTCACCTAAAGTCAGTATCCATTTGAAGGTTCCCTTCAAGCCCAAGATATCTCAACCCTTGAAACAGATTGATTTCAAGGACAGATTTTAATGCTCACCTTCAGTAGATTTGAAAAACCTCAGATTTAGAAATGGAAAGTATTGAGCTGCATTCAGTCTGATGAGATTTTAAAGGACAGTGCTAAATTACACAAtcccaaattaaaaataaacccaAAAGCTAAATGCCACTGATGCATTAAggacttacatgagggtctgtcctctcagtggacagtttgtgcagatccagcagactctggttcacatccttctccatctgcagagctctctgcatcgcctccagaccattgccccactcatcctgctctggcttctgaaaagggAAGTCTTTCAAGTCACAAAATGCTCAAGCTCCCATCTGCATCCCATGCAGTATTAATCTCAAACTAGCCTGAAACAAGAGGATGACTGGAGAGTGGAAGAAAATTGATTTTTGCCCTGATGTTAGCAACAAGTACTCTGTTCAGTTATAATGTAGAACATGTGGCTCATTAATgagaaaacatcttctctgctgTGGAGAAATTTTCCACATTCTGAAAGCTGGATAGAGGCTGCACTGGGGACCAATCATTCAATATGAAAATAAGCCTCAATAAATTACATTTGGTCCAGTCATGAACTCAACAACTGGCAGGtgggtcattaaccagaggacacacattgaagataatgggcaaaagaaccagaggaaagatAGAGATTTCATATATAAAAACAGTgaattgttacaatctggaatgaaatgcctgaaagggaagctgattcaatagcaaCTATCAGAACAGATTTTTATGTATAGAATCATGAAAACGAATAACTTacagctctatggggaaagagcagggcacgagggactaattggatattctttcaaagagccagcacagacactatGAGCCAAACGGCCTGATTCTATGAACAAACCTTGATGTCCTCCAAGATGATTCGGCCtccacgctgattctggaatttcagcagtttctcagcgtgctcccgttcctcatgtgactgctccttgaagaactcagcaaagtgacgcagggcaacatcatcccggtcaaagtaataggactgtaGGCACAAGAGTCAATTAAACAATCATACCAAATTAAGATAGAGAACAAACATCAGTACAGGGATTTCACCATGGATCAGGGAACCAAGGAGTTTGATCATTTTTAAAGAGTACTCATATTTCCTAACTCAGTTCACCTGGTGAAAGTAGAcaacaggtggccagtggagaATGGAATCACCTCAGTCTTTGACCACACTGAGCAACTCAACTTAAACCCAAGCTTGAGCTACTTGGCCATTCAGGTACCTCCTGCCCACATCTCAATTTATACAAAGCATTAACCAGGAAGTCACATGACAGGTCCTCCTTCAGTGTTGGATACTGTGACCAAGGTGCCGAAAGCTACCTGTTCCTCCACAAGTGATTCAGAAAGACCAGGGTGCACAATTGGTCAATTAACTCATGCAATGAGTCTCCTCCTTTTAGAGGGTCTGTGTACTGGATCAGAACTTGTGACATTCCAAGAAAATAAGTTGAAACAGAGACAAACAATGTGAAAGGATAAAACTCAAATTAGTTCAGATCACTAAATTAGGGAAAATTTAGATGTACATTTGACATCTGAAAAACGTTTCCAAATCAATAATCTGAACTCACCACAAACCCCCACCCCCTATTCACATGTCAAGGATCAGCACAGCCCAAGGAGAGCTGACCTGCTTCGTTCATGGTCTTGCCCAGTCCCatgtggtccaggagagggagcaTGCAGTGTCCACCAGTACACTCATTTGAGGCCATGACCAGTAGGCACCAGTGAAGAGTGAGATATAAATTTTCTTTTGCTCAAATTAGGCTTTATGTTCATTGCTTTGTAGCAATTGGGCACTTTCCTGATAACAACAGAGAGCAACCCAATGTCAGCCTTACTTGATTAAAAAAGGCACACATTTCTCCACTGTGTTCTATAAATTCCATCAATTACAAGTTTCTTGCTATTGTACAGACAAGGGTTACACTCCATCCCAAACCTGAACAAAACTCCCTTCATTAAGCAAGAAACTCCACCCATTTTGAAAATTCCCAATTTGATTTTAGAAACTTTGAGAAGTTCAATTAAGCTTTTGGCTGGAAAAGACAGGTTACAAGATCAAGAGTATGGAGCTATGGCTAAGAATGCCCATGGATTTGTGTTTTGACTAAAGATTTCACCACAGGTGTTTCAAAGACCCCAACTATGGGCAAGTCACCTGTAACTCAAAAGACACTCACTGGCCAATGTACTGAAtaggcttttttttttggggggtggggaatgcATTTCACAGTCTCAATGTAAACTCCAACATGGAAACTATATAAAAAAGGACCCAGACAATCCATTTGAAAGGATAATGAAACATCACAACTATAAAGATACTTAAAAGAAATATTAGAACAGCAAATTCAATTATTTTACTGAATTTAAAAGGTTAATTCACTAGAATTCAGTAAGTCTACATTAGTTAATAAGACAAAATACCCAAAGCTCACCATAGAaagataaacataggaggaatagagctccatatttatctgcttgttgacaccatcctcacactccttgtggtaatTCTGACACACTTGAGAAGCCATCcaaactacttttttttaaatagaccaGCAACTGACTATAAACAATATGAACATAAGGACCTCAAACCGAAGCTGCTATATTTATTCTTTCAGACCCAACCCATTTTAACTACAGGATGTGACATCACTGATGATAAATGTTTGGCAGCCAATCAAATAGCTGCTTCCTCATCACACGAACGGAAAAAAACCCTAACCCCTCCCCCtgaaaaaagtgggggggggggcctaaaaacaccaaaaaaaaaggaaaaacacaCAAAAACCCAATATCTTCAGGatcctcctttcattcaatcacttcTCTTGTTCTATTTCATAAGTTTCTTCACTTCATTTTAACCTGCTGTTTGTTTTTATTCTGTGACCTGTCTGTTTTTTAACCTCTCTTTCTAATGatttctccccctgctcctcatttgttctgttcttttctccccatctcccccattccccagaatcCCACCCATTCCCATGTCCCCTTGTAACACTGTGCAGTCTGCAGCCTGTGTGTCCATGTCCCTGTGCTTCAGTCAGCCTGAGTCACTCTCTtcaataaaaaatattccttcCACTACGAGCATGCTATCCAGTCCCTCGGTGCCATTGTCTCAATGATACTCTTTTAATTGAACAAGAAGGAGACACtgagtttctctttttttctaatGGGTCTTTGAGCCCCAGTGTCAGGAACCCCGAAAACCTATTCAAGTGCTGTAAGAATTTTTTCTTGTGGCACACCCAATCATAGCAATGAAACCGAATGAAACCAAAATGTCACTGTCGTAATCAACTATCCACTCCAGTCCCCGGTCTCAAACATAACGGCAGACActccgtgctccttctccagggccacccgggcacggagaatgctgcggaagagagacagacagtcggagcgaccgcccccccCCATAGGCCATGTctagcctggacctgtagatggccaccttggacaggcccaggaccaGACCCACGaggacttcagtcccacgctcctgatctttggccacccgttgaggggagtggggagtttgggggggggggcgcaggcaAGTCGGAGGACATTCTCATGGGTCTGGCCCTAGGCCTGTCCAAAGTGGtcatctacaggtccaggctcGACCCGGCCCATGGGGACGGTCGCTCCGACCGTCTGCATCTCTTCCGCAGCATTCTTCGCGCCGcgatggccctggagagggagcacgcggtgtctgccggtacgtttgaggctttccgcgacggatgggcaccgcagggattggagtgcatcctggaccgagataataaaattataatttgacacttttttttttggatttactgcacatgaacacaccctaacccccccttcttataaaaggggggcctaaaacacacaaaaaaagctGACTgcccataaaaaaaaaattaaaattattatttgactctGTTATCATTTagtttttggatttttaaaaaaaaaataaagttacatcctgaacctccctccctcaatctcatAAAAGGGGatcgaaacatacaaaaaaagtcaacctgattcaaaacaaatctgcttaattgaaaaaaaaatgttctgattGGCCTTAAATACAATCTCGACTACGCCTCTTTCTTGATTGGTGTCCTCAGTGGGCGTAGAGCTCTGAATGGCGAGTGTGAGTTTTTACTCATCATCGGGAATGCCACGCCTTGTATTACAGGCAGGCTGTCCCCAGACATATAAATAGAAGAGTTTGGGAATGCtctgcgcccgggtggccctggagatggagcacgcggtgtctgccggtacgctcgaggctttccgcgaccggggggcaccgcaggggctggagtgcttcctggacgaggataataaagttttaatttgaacacttggttttggtttgtttgggtttttagtatttaagcacagcccacacaccccacttcttataaaaggggggcctaataggaaaaagaaaaaaaagaaaaaaaaagagtttgGGAAGACGTTAGCCTGGTTCAGCTAGTTAAAATACCTTCTTAGACAGTTAGAATGGATTCCCAGGTGTGTtagaactatcacaaggagtgaggatggtgtcaacaagcagatcaatatggagctctattcctcctatgtttatctcTCCATAGTGAGTCTTTTTTTTGGACCCTATTCAATCCCTCA from Heptranchias perlo isolate sHepPer1 chromosome 35, sHepPer1.hap1, whole genome shotgun sequence carries:
- the LOC137302136 gene encoding ferritin heavy chain, oocyte isoform-like, with amino-acid sequence MASQVCQNYHKECEDGVNKQINMELYSSYVYLSMSYYFDRDDVALRHFAEFFKEQSHEEREHAEKLLKFQNQRGGRIILEDIKKPEQDEWGNGLEAMQRALQMEKDVNQSLLDLHKLSTERTDPHLCDFLETHYLDEQVKMIKKLGDHITNLKRLGAPENGMGVYLFDKHTLGEE